CCAACAAAGCGTGCTCTCTAGTTTGACCGTCCTTGGAGATACCGGCTTCGAATTCACCGACACCACCAGCGATAATCAAGATAGCACAATCGGCTTGAGAGGTACCGGTAATCatgttcttgatgaaatcTCTGTGACCTGGAGCGTCAATGACGGTGACCTGGTACTTTGGAGTCTCGAACTTCCATAGAGCGATATCGATGGTGATacctctctctctttcagCCTTTAACTTGTCCAAAACCCAAGCGTACTTGAAAGAACCCTTACCCAATTCGGCGGCTTCCTTCTCGAACTTTTCGATGGTTCTCTTGTCAATACCACCACACTTGTAAATCAAGTGACCGGTGGTAGTAGACTTACCAGAGTCGACGTGACCGATAACGACAACGTTAATGTGAGACTTTTCCTTACCCATTGTAGCTTAGTTTATTGATGAGGATGCGTGGATCTACCAGGAAGAAGGAATATtcacaagaagaaagagagagcagaagaacaagaaacaagagacaagaaaaaaaacgacTGGAAGAACCTTGTATTTAAATACTTTAAAGGTCATCCCAACAAAAACGTACGAGCCTCAttgctgtttctttttgaagaagaaaaaggaaaaaaattgaataaTTTTAGCGTCcctccaaaagaagaaaaaaactgaaaggacgataaaaattttctttcttcgtTCGACGCGATGAAACAGCAAGTACTGGCCCCATGGGGGAACTCCTGGCACCAGTGCAGGCTGCCCCCGAGACTGCCGCGGCAGAAGGGGGCGGAACGGGGGGGCTAGGGGCCCAACGGTGCCGTGCGGGGAGCAGAGAGAGTTTTTTCCGAAAGCAGAAATGacctcttcttgaacttaTTTTCTCATCTCATATTTTTTCAGAATGTGCGGATGTGTACGCTGGTGTCTGGGTGGCAACAGCAGTCACTTCTGTGTTTGCGTTTTTGGGTGCACACTGTAATTTAGGGGAGTTCCCAGAAAACTACGTCatttcagtttctggaGTCCAGACGCTCGGCAGCGATGCCCTCTGCGCAACGAACGCTTTCTCTGTAGGTGTTATGTAGAGGAGTTCGAAGGTGTAAGGGTATCCTGAAGGTGTTTCCCTACTTACACACACCCACAAACAGATGTATCTCAGTTTGAAGGGTTAGTTAGTGGGTGGTGTACATCTTTTGTGCAACACCGGATGTTGGTTGGTGTCTCTTGTTGCATCCCAAAATTCAGGGAGCGGGCTAAGGGACAGAGGGAGGGTGATGGAACTCacgtttatatataaacctCTTCTTGTGTATGGTACGGTATGGTATTTGTGCCCATTGATATCTGTTGGATCTtcgttcttgttcaagtaGTATCTCGACGCATTACAAGAAAACATCGCCCAACATGTCAGTTCAATTTTCAGATATCGACAAGCTAGCAGTCTCCACACTCAGGCTTTTGTCCGTGGACCAGGTCTCGAAGGCCAATTCGGGGCACCCGGGGGCTCCCCTCGGATTGGCACCCACGGCGCATGTTCTGTTGAGACACATGCACTTGAACCCAACCAACTTGGACTGGATCAACAGGGACAGGTTCGTGTTGTCCAATGGGCACGCGTGTGCGTTGCTGTACTCCATGCTGCATCTGTGCGGGTACGATTTCTCGATTGAggacttgaaacagttcaGGCAGATCGACTCGAAGACCCCGGGCCACCCGGAGTTTGAGCTGCCCGGTGTGGAATTGACCACTGGGCCGCTGGGCCAGGGGATCTCCAACGCCGTGGGGATCGCGATTGCCCAGGAGAACTTTGCCGCCACGTACAACAAACCCGGGTACACTCTGTCGGACTCCTTCACTTACGTGCTTCTCGGGGATGGATGCCTGCAGGAGGGGGTCTCCTCTGAGGCGTGTTCTTTAGCGGGTCACTTGAAACTGGGGAATCTGATTGCCTTCTACGACGACAACCACATTACAATTGACGGTAGCACCAGCTTCTCCTTCGATGAGGATGTCTTGAAAAGGTACGAGGCCTATGGTTGGGAGGTCATGACAGTCGAGAAGGGGGATGCAGATTTGGAGTCCATCAACAGAGCTCTCGAATcggcaaagaagaacaaggaCAAACCCACCATTATCAAGGTCACCACCACAATTGGTTTCGGATCGTTGAACCAGGGCACTGCCGGTGTTCACGGGGCCGCTCTGAAACCAGACGACGTCaagcagttgaagaagaagtttgggTTCAACCCAGACAAGTTCTTCACCGTCCCACAGGAGGTTTACGATTTCTACAAGAAATCTGTCGTGGAGCCAGGTGTTAAGGCAAACCAACAGTGGGACGAATTGTTCCGCAATTACAGGGAAAAGTTCCCTCAATTGGGGATGGAACTGGACAGGAGACTGCGTGGGGAATTGCCAAAAAACTGGGAGCAGAAACTCCCCGTGTTCAAACCAACAGACTCTGCCGTGGCCACCAGAAAGATCTCGGAGTTGGTCTTGGAGAACATATACCCGGTTCTTCCCGAATTGATCGGCGGGTCCGCGGATTTGACACCTTCCAATCTAACAAGAACCAAAACCGCAATTGACTTCCAACCACCTTCGTCAGGACTGGGTGACTATTCGGGGAGATACATCCGCTACGGTATCAGAGAACATGGGATGGGCGCCATCATGAACGGTATTTCTGCCTTTGGGGCCAACTACAAACCTTACGGGGGTACATTCTTAAACTTTGTCTCCTACGCGGCTGGGGCAGTCAGATTGGCCGCTCTTTCTGGACACACCGTTATCTGGGTTGCCACTCACGACTCCATCGGACTAGGTGAGGACGGCCCTACACACCAACCGATTGAGACTCTTACCCACTTGAGGGCAATCCCAAACCTTCACGTGTGGAGACCAGCAGACGGGAATGAAACAAATGCAGCGTACAAGGCTGCCATTGAGGCAAAAGGGTCTCCAAGCATCATCGCCCTCTCGAGACAAAACTTGCCTCAACTGGAAGGTTCTTGTAAGGACAAGTCGACCAAGGGTGCGTATGTCGTTCAAGATGTTGAGAACCCAGACCTGATCATCGCGTCCACGGGCTCAGAGGTTCATTTGTGTATCGAGGCGGCTAAGATCCTGGCCTCGAAACCATCCCCAATCAAAGTGCGTGTTGTCTCCATGCCAGATTTCATGACGTTCGATTGTCAGTCTGAAGAATACAGAGTTTCCGTGCTCCCAGATGGTATCCCCATATTGTCTGTTGAGGTTGCTGCTACCTCCGGTTGGGGTAAGTACTCACACGAGCATTTTGGTATCGACAGGTTTGGGTGCTCAGGTAAAGGTCCGGACGTCTACAAGTTTTTCGATTTTGTGCCAGAGGGAATTGCCAAGAGAGCTGAAAAAGTCGCAGACTATTACAAGGGTAAAACACTCTACTCTCCAATCAAGAAGGCTTTGCCCTTCAAGAGTACTAATGTTTGATGTGATCAGTGAGCGGTAGTAAAGTACATTTGTACTGTGTGTTTTTCTGTTTAAACTTTTAATATATCACTAGATTGCTTTTATTGTTAGTTAATTGTGTTTTTTTACTTCAAAAAGGCTAAGGCTAAGAGAAATACGTTCAGAGTACTACAAGGAAGTGCTTTTATGCGATTTCATTTTAGCGATTTAAAGGGTTTTATCGTGTTCAAgattcaattttgaagttaATACTTTTACGTTTGCTACAATTTAATAATtgtaaaaagaaaatggtaACTAAAAAGAATTTCCCTATAAAACATAATTAACATTAATTACTTGAGTTCCCATCATGCATAGTTCACTCTCATCACAAAGCACAGCGAACTGTTAAATTATGATCTGGATGTATATCATCCTAGACGATAATGAGATGGAAAACTGTAtacaaaagaagagatcCCATAGTTACTCACTTATTAGTATAGACTATGGAAAGTATTGTAGATCAATACATTAGAAAGCTGAAGCCTTTTTTACACTAACATCATTTTGAATGTTTCATCTCACATAACCTAAATTAGTTCAcgagaaaagaaaagtttACGAGCTGTTAAAATTCAAAGGATATTCTAAACAAAAAGAACCGTCCTCCACGACGGAACTTCAGTCAGCGTGTGCAACCCATTAGAAAGAGCCTTACATGTGTCATGTTCGCTCAGGTTAAGCCCGGCGGAACACGCGGAATTGCACTGTGAAACACTACAAAATTTCCTCcgaaaaaaatgtaagcCAAAAATTCCACTGGAAAGTTGGATTCATCATTGTTTTTCCGCTGAATCAAATTTCCACCGCAATGAAGCTCGAAACTCTGACTCAGTTTACACATTGTCCAAGTCCGATTTGGCATAGATacctatatatataagacACTGGTTAGTTAAATTTGGTTTGTCGAAGAGCGATTGAACTTTTGCCTGAGAGGAACTTACCAAAGTACAACCACATCACTATGTCTTCTGCTGAAACCTGGTTACAAATATTGGATAACCCAACGCTGACTGTTCTGCCTCATGACTACTTACGTCCACAGGAGGAACCATTTGCAGAAGAGGCGGAGTACATTCTACAACTGCCACAGTTGGATCTCCCATCAGTCCCTGCAAATATCAGTGATAAGTATATCGTCGCCCTTAGTGTATGGGCCACGCTGATGTACAGAGTATCTGCAGACGACGACATTGTTTTGTACATTAGCAACAATAAAGTCTTAAGATTTACTATTCAGCCAACTTGGTCATTCAATGAGTTATACAGTACAATATCTGAAGAAATCGGAAAAGTCGCTGAATTACAAGACATTTCCTTCGACAGTCTTGCAGAAAAGTTGCAAGCTTCGAACGAACTAGAAAAAGCACCCCAACTATTCAGACTGggttttgttgaaaaccAAAGAGTTAGattggaacagttcaacCACCACAGACTAGACTTGGTCATAAATTTGGACAATAAATCGGGGCATCATTTGTTACAATTGACGTATAATAAGCTACTATATTCTGAAGCCAGAATTAAAGTGGTGGCCGATCAATTCACGCAACTCCTAAGTGCACTACTTAACGACCCTTCGACCTGCATCACAAAAATCTCCATGATCACATCTTCCTCGCAGGGTGTGTTGCCAGATCCCACCACAAACCTTGGTTGGTGTGATTTTGTTGGATGCATTCACGACATTTTCCAAGACAACGCTGAAAAATTTCCCGAAAGAACCTGTGTTGTTGAGACCGGTCCAGTTGATTCCAAAAATCCTTCTCGTGTTTTCACTTACAAAGATATCAACAGGGCATCCAACGTTGTTGCCCATTACTTGATCAAAACCGAGATTCAAAAAGGCGATGTTGTCATGATTTATTCCTCGAGAGGTGTTGATTTGATGGTTTGTGTAATGGGTGTATTAAAAGCTGGTGCAACCTTTTCGGTAATCGACCCTGCTTACCCACCAGCTAGGCAAACCATTTATCTAGGTGTCGCCAAACCAAGAGGTTTGATCGTGATCAGATCTGCTGGGAAATTGGACCAACTAGTAGAAGACTACATCACCAGAGAGTTGGATGTCATTACACGCATTCCCTCCATTGCCATCCAAGATGACGCGTCCTTACAAGGCTCTTTGGATAAATCCAATGATGTTTTGCTTCCCTATCAGGAATTGAAGGATACTCGTACCGGTGTAGTGGTTGGTCCGGACTCTAATCCAACTCTATCATTCACCTCTGGTTCCGAAGGTATTCCAAAAGGTGTTCTAGGGAGACATTTCTCATTAGCATATTACTTCAGCTGGATGGCTAAACAGTTCCATCTTTCAGAAAATGATAAATTCACTATGCTAAGTGGTATTGCTCATGACCCTATTCAAAGAGACATGTTCACACCGCTGTTTTTGGGGGCTCAACTTTACGTACCCACGGAAGATGATATAGGTACGCCAGGGAAACTAGCCGAATGGATGGGTACCTATAACTGTACCGTTACCCACTTGACCCCAGCAATGGGTCAACTACTAACAGCTCAGGCCACAGTGCCATTTCCTAAACTGCACCATGCCTTCTTTGTCGGCGATATTCTAACCAAGCGTGATTGTTTGCGGTTACAAACATTAGCCGAAAATTGTTGCATTGTTAACATGTACGGTACCACAGAAACCCAACGTGCCGTTTCTTTCTTCGAAGTCCACTCAAGGCGCGAAGAACCTacctttttgaagaaattgaaggatgTCATGCCTGCTGGTAAAGGGATGAAAAATGTCCAACTGCTGGTGGTAAACAGGAACGACCGTACTCAAATTTGTGGGGTTGGAGAAGTGGGTGAAATTTATGTGCGCGCTGGTGGCCTAGCTGAGGGGTACAGAGGGTTGCCTgacttgaacaaagagaAGTTTGTTAACAATTGGTTTGTTGATAAGAACCATTGGGACCATCTAGATAAAAATAACAATGAACCATGGAGGGAATTCTGGTATGGTCCAAGAGACAGGCTTTATAGAACTGGTGACTTGGGTCGTTACTTACCGGACGGAAATTGTGAATGCTGCGGTAGAGCGGATGATCAAGTCAAAATCAGAGGGTTCAGAATCGAGCTAGGTGAAATTGACACTCATATATCCCAACATCCCCTAGTGAGAGAAAATATCACATTGGTTCGTAACAATGCGGACGGTGAAAAAACTCTCATTACCTTTATGGTACCAAGATTTGATAAATCAGAAGAGCTATCTAAGTTCCAAACTCCAGTTCCAGAAACGCTATTGTCGGACCAGACTGTTAAGGGCTTAGTCAGCTACCATTTATTGGCTAAAGACATTAAAtcatttttgaaaaagagacTGGCAAGTTATGCAATGCCATCTTTGATTGTTGTTTGGGACAAATTACCTTTGAATCCCAACGGTAAGGTTGATAAACCTAAACTACAATTTCCCTCCAACAAGCAATTGGATCTGGTTGCTGCTAACGTGTCGTCCGAGATCGATGAATCTGAATTCAGTGATACGGAAAGAGAAGTTCGCGATCTATGGTTAAACGTTCTACCTACAAAACCGGCATCCGTGTCTGTTGAGGACTCATTTTTCGATCTTGGCGGGCATTCTATTTTGGCCACCAAAATGATcttcactttgaagaagaagttgaataTCGACCTTCCATTGGGTACAATTTTCAAATATCCAACAATCAAGGCTTTTGCCGCTGAATTGAATCGTATAAGACAGCCTGGTGGACAGACTCCAGAATCAGAGACGGACACAGTAGACTACAGCGCTGATGCCAGGAACCTAGTTCAGACTCTTCCAGCTACTTATGCATCTCGTCCTGACTTCAACATTTCTGAACCACAGACCATCAATGTTTTCGTTACTGGTGCTACTGGTTTCTTGGGTTCCTACATTGTTTCCAATTTGTTAAACCGTTCGAATGAAACTACCAAATTTAAAGTGTTTGCTCATGTGCGTGCAAAGGACGTGAAATCTGGTTTAGAAAGATTGACCAAAGCCGGCACTGCCTACGGGACTTGGTCGGACAACTTTGCTCAAAACGTTGAAGTTATTTTGGGTGATTTGTCTAAGAGTAATTTTGGTTTACCTACTGATCAGTGGAAAGAGTTAACTGAGACTATTGACGTAATCATCCATAATGGTGCAATGGTCCACTGGGTGTTCCCATACGCTAAAATGAGGGATGCTAATGTTATATCGACTATCAACGTTATGAATTTGGCTGCATCTGGTAAGCCAaaattctttgattttgtctCATCGACTTCTACATTGGACACCAAACACTACTTTGACCTGTCTGATAGATTGGTTGCTGAGGGGAAAAGTGGTATCCTTGAGTCCGATGATTTGGCTGGATCATCTAAGGGTCTAGGTGGAGGTTACGGGCAATCGAAATGGGCCGCCGAGTACATAATTAGACGTGCTGGTGAAAGAGGCTTACGTGGGTGTATTGTCAGACCTGGTTATGTTACTGGCTACTCCAAGAACGGTTCCTGTAACACTGATGACTTTTTGTTAAGATGCTTGAAGAGTGCTGTCCAATTGGGCAAGATCCCTGACATTGACAATACCGTCAACATGGTACCTGTTGACCATGTTGCCCAAGTGGTTGTGTCAACGTCGTTAAACCCACCAGAAAAGAAGGCAGTTGCCGTTGCTCACGTTACCGCCCACCCACGtattctgttcaaagattACCTgtacactttgaaaaaat
The genomic region above belongs to Huiozyma naganishii CBS 8797 chromosome 2, complete genome and contains:
- the TKL2 gene encoding transketolase TKL2 (similar to Saccharomyces cerevisiae TKL2 (YBR117C) and TKL1 (YPR074C); ancestral locus Anc_3.372), with the translated sequence MSVQFSDIDKLAVSTLRLLSVDQVSKANSGHPGAPLGLAPTAHVLLRHMHLNPTNLDWINRDRFVLSNGHACALLYSMLHLCGYDFSIEDLKQFRQIDSKTPGHPEFELPGVELTTGPLGQGISNAVGIAIAQENFAATYNKPGYTLSDSFTYVLLGDGCLQEGVSSEACSLAGHLKLGNLIAFYDDNHITIDGSTSFSFDEDVLKRYEAYGWEVMTVEKGDADLESINRALESAKKNKDKPTIIKVTTTIGFGSLNQGTAGVHGAALKPDDVKQLKKKFGFNPDKFFTVPQEVYDFYKKSVVEPGVKANQQWDELFRNYREKFPQLGMELDRRLRGELPKNWEQKLPVFKPTDSAVATRKISELVLENIYPVLPELIGGSADLTPSNLTRTKTAIDFQPPSSGLGDYSGRYIRYGIREHGMGAIMNGISAFGANYKPYGGTFLNFVSYAAGAVRLAALSGHTVIWVATHDSIGLGEDGPTHQPIETLTHLRAIPNLHVWRPADGNETNAAYKAAIEAKGSPSIIALSRQNLPQLEGSCKDKSTKGAYVVQDVENPDLIIASTGSEVHLCIEAAKILASKPSPIKVRVVSMPDFMTFDCQSEEYRVSVLPDGIPILSVEVAATSGWGKYSHEHFGIDRFGCSGKGPDVYKFFDFVPEGIAKRAEKVADYYKGKTLYSPIKKALPFKSTNV
- the LYS2 gene encoding L-aminoadipate-semialdehyde dehydrogenase (similar to Saccharomyces cerevisiae LYS2 (YBR115C); ancestral locus Anc_3.369), translating into MSSAETWLQILDNPTLTVLPHDYLRPQEEPFAEEAEYILQLPQLDLPSVPANISDKYIVALSVWATLMYRVSADDDIVLYISNNKVLRFTIQPTWSFNELYSTISEEIGKVAELQDISFDSLAEKLQASNELEKAPQLFRLGFVENQRVRLEQFNHHRLDLVINLDNKSGHHLLQLTYNKLLYSEARIKVVADQFTQLLSALLNDPSTCITKISMITSSSQGVLPDPTTNLGWCDFVGCIHDIFQDNAEKFPERTCVVETGPVDSKNPSRVFTYKDINRASNVVAHYLIKTEIQKGDVVMIYSSRGVDLMVCVMGVLKAGATFSVIDPAYPPARQTIYLGVAKPRGLIVIRSAGKLDQLVEDYITRELDVITRIPSIAIQDDASLQGSLDKSNDVLLPYQELKDTRTGVVVGPDSNPTLSFTSGSEGIPKGVLGRHFSLAYYFSWMAKQFHLSENDKFTMLSGIAHDPIQRDMFTPLFLGAQLYVPTEDDIGTPGKLAEWMGTYNCTVTHLTPAMGQLLTAQATVPFPKLHHAFFVGDILTKRDCLRLQTLAENCCIVNMYGTTETQRAVSFFEVHSRREEPTFLKKLKDVMPAGKGMKNVQLLVVNRNDRTQICGVGEVGEIYVRAGGLAEGYRGLPDLNKEKFVNNWFVDKNHWDHLDKNNNEPWREFWYGPRDRLYRTGDLGRYLPDGNCECCGRADDQVKIRGFRIELGEIDTHISQHPLVRENITLVRNNADGEKTLITFMVPRFDKSEELSKFQTPVPETLLSDQTVKGLVSYHLLAKDIKSFLKKRLASYAMPSLIVVWDKLPLNPNGKVDKPKLQFPSNKQLDLVAANVSSEIDESEFSDTEREVRDLWLNVLPTKPASVSVEDSFFDLGGHSILATKMIFTLKKKLNIDLPLGTIFKYPTIKAFAAELNRIRQPGGQTPESETDTVDYSADARNLVQTLPATYASRPDFNISEPQTINVFVTGATGFLGSYIVSNLLNRSNETTKFKVFAHVRAKDVKSGLERLTKAGTAYGTWSDNFAQNVEVILGDLSKSNFGLPTDQWKELTETIDVIIHNGAMVHWVFPYAKMRDANVISTINVMNLAASGKPKFFDFVSSTSTLDTKHYFDLSDRLVAEGKSGILESDDLAGSSKGLGGGYGQSKWAAEYIIRRAGERGLRGCIVRPGYVTGYSKNGSCNTDDFLLRCLKSAVQLGKIPDIDNTVNMVPVDHVAQVVVSTSLNPPEKKAVAVAHVTAHPRILFKDYLYTLKKYGYDVEIEDYSSWCQDLEHSIMQEHQDNALYPLLHMVLDNLPENTKAPELDDRNAIKSLNADATWTGTNHSAGAGATPEQIGIYISFLNKVGYLPSLERAGGAPLPEISVQQAQVELVASGAGARSTATST